Proteins from a single region of Seriola aureovittata isolate HTS-2021-v1 ecotype China chromosome 9, ASM2101889v1, whole genome shotgun sequence:
- the src gene encoding proto-oncogene tyrosine-protein kinase Src isoform X5: MVFASILKALAMGGSKSKPKESSQRTRSLDGNLSSGGGAGGHHLNSNQQSLTPNRSPTMDGGLSGNQSMANNAELALFGGVDNNSVTSPNRITLAGGVTTFVALYDYESRTASDLSFRKGERLQIVNNTEGDWWLARSLTTGESGYIPSNYVAPSDSIQAEEWYFGKISRRDSERLLLSLENRRGTFLVRESETTKGAFCLSVLDYDNTKGLNVKHYKIRKLDSGGFYITSRTQFSALQQLVNHYRKHADGLCHSLTEICPVLKPQTQGLAKDAWEIPRESLRLDLKLGQGCFGEVWMGTWNGTTRVAIKTLKPGTMSPEAFLQEAQVMKKLRHEKLVQLYAVVSEEPIYIVTEYMGQGSLLDFLKGDMGKMLRLPQLVDMASQIASGMAYVERMNYVHRDLRAANILVGDNLVCKVADFGLARLIEDNEYTARQGAKFPIKWTAPEAALYGRFTIKSDVWSFGILLTELATKGRVPYPGMVNREVLDQVERGYRMPCPAECPESLHELMLTCWRKEPEERPTFEYLQGFLEDYFTSTEPQYQPGENL; this comes from the exons GCCTTGGCCATGGGGGGATCCAAGAGTAAGCCCAAGGAATCAAGCCAGCGAACCCGCAGCCTCGATGGCAACCTCAGCTCTGGAGGAGGGGCCGGCGGCCACCACCTCAACTCCAATCAACAGTCCTTAACACCCAACCGCAGCCCTACTATGGATGGAGGTCTCAGTGGCAATCAGTCTATGGCCAATAACGCAGAGCTGGCCCTGTTTGGAGGCGTGGACAATAACAGCGTCACCTCTCCTAACAGAATCACACTAGCAG GAGGTGTGACGACCTTCGTGGCTTTGTATGACTACGAGTCTCGAACAGCCTCAGATCTGTCTTTCAGGAAAGGCGAACGTCTTCAGATAGTCAACAACAC AGAAGGGGACTGGTGGCTGGCGCGCTCCCTGACCACTGGAGAGAGCGGTTATATCCCCAGCAATTATGTGGCTCCATCTGACTCCATCCAGGCAGAAGA GTGGTACTTTGGCAAAATCTCACGCCGTGACTCTGAGAGGCTGCTGCTAAGTTTAGAGAACAGGAGAGGGACTTTCctggtgagagagagtgagaccaCCAAAG GtgccttctgtctgtctgtattggACTATGATAACACCAAAGGGCTGAATGTGAAGCACTACAAGATCAGGAAGCTGGACAGCGGAGGCTTCTACATCACATCGCGCACACAGTTCAGCGCCCTGCAGCAGCTCGTCAATCACTATCGCA aGCATGCTGATGGGCTGTGTCACAGTCTAACAGAAATTTGTCCTGTGCTGAAGCCTCAGACACAGGGACTAGCTAAGGATGCTTGGGAGATCCCCAGAGAGTCCCTCCGTCTTGACCTCAAGCTCGGACAGGGCTGCTTCGGAGAGGTCTGGATGG GAACATGGAACGGTACAACACGTGTGGCGATCAAGACCCTGAAGCCCGGCACCATGTCCCCTGAGGCGTTCCTCCAGGAAGCTCAGGTCATGAAGAAACTGAGACACGAGAAGCTGGTTCAGCTGTACGCGGTGGTGTCTGAGGAGCCCATCTACATCGTCACTGAGTATATGGGGCAAG GTAGCCTACTGGATTTCCTGAAAGGTGACATGGGTAAGATGCTCCGCCTCCCCCAGCTGGTGGATATGGCCTCACAG ATTGCTTCGGGGATGGCGTATGTGGAGAGGATGAACTACGTTCACAGAGACCTCAGAGCTGCTAACATCCTGGTGGGAGATAACCTGGTTTGCAAAGTGGCTGATTTTGGTCTGGCTCGCCTCATTGAGGATAATGAGTATACTGCCAGGCAAG GGGCCAAGTTTCCCATCAAGTGGACAGCTCCTGAGGCTGCTCTGTACGGCCGCTTCACCATTAAATCTGACGTCTGGTCGTTTGGGATCCTGCTCACTGAGCTGGCCACCAAAGGCAGGGTGCCCTATCCAG GCATGGTGAACCGGGAGGTGTTGGACCAGGTGGAGCGTGGTTACCGGATGCCGTGCCCAGCAGAGTGCCCCGAATCCCTGCACGAGCTGATGCTGACCTGCTGGAGGAAAGAGCCAGAGGAGAGGCCCACCTTCGAGTACCTGCAGGGCTTCCTGGAGGATTACTTCACCTCCACCGAGCCTCAGTACCAGCCAGGAGAGAACCTGTAA
- the src gene encoding proto-oncogene tyrosine-protein kinase Src isoform X1 produces MVFASILKALAMGGSKSKPKESSQRTRSLDGNLSSGGGAGGHHLNSNQQSLTPNRSPTMDGGLSGNQSMANNAELALFGGVDNNSVTSPNRITLAGGVTTFVALYDYESRTASDLSFRKGERLQIVNNTRKVNCREGDWWLARSLTTGESGYIPSNYVAPSDSIQAEDHLRLTIESRWYFGKISRRDSERLLLSLENRRGTFLVRESETTKGAFCLSVLDYDNTKGLNVKHYKIRKLDSGGFYITSRTQFSALQQLVNHYRKHADGLCHSLTEICPVLKPQTQGLAKDAWEIPRESLRLDLKLGQGCFGEVWMGTWNGTTRVAIKTLKPGTMSPEAFLQEAQVMKKLRHEKLVQLYAVVSEEPIYIVTEYMGQGSLLDFLKGDMGKMLRLPQLVDMASQIASGMAYVERMNYVHRDLRAANILVGDNLVCKVADFGLARLIEDNEYTARQGAKFPIKWTAPEAALYGRFTIKSDVWSFGILLTELATKGRVPYPGMVNREVLDQVERGYRMPCPAECPESLHELMLTCWRKEPEERPTFEYLQGFLEDYFTSTEPQYQPGENL; encoded by the exons GCCTTGGCCATGGGGGGATCCAAGAGTAAGCCCAAGGAATCAAGCCAGCGAACCCGCAGCCTCGATGGCAACCTCAGCTCTGGAGGAGGGGCCGGCGGCCACCACCTCAACTCCAATCAACAGTCCTTAACACCCAACCGCAGCCCTACTATGGATGGAGGTCTCAGTGGCAATCAGTCTATGGCCAATAACGCAGAGCTGGCCCTGTTTGGAGGCGTGGACAATAACAGCGTCACCTCTCCTAACAGAATCACACTAGCAG GAGGTGTGACGACCTTCGTGGCTTTGTATGACTACGAGTCTCGAACAGCCTCAGATCTGTCTTTCAGGAAAGGCGAACGTCTTCAGATAGTCAACAACAC GAGGAAGGTGAACTGCAG AGAAGGGGACTGGTGGCTGGCGCGCTCCCTGACCACTGGAGAGAGCGGTTATATCCCCAGCAATTATGTGGCTCCATCTGACTCCATCCAGGCAGAAGA TCATCTCAGACTGACTATAGAGTCCAG GTGGTACTTTGGCAAAATCTCACGCCGTGACTCTGAGAGGCTGCTGCTAAGTTTAGAGAACAGGAGAGGGACTTTCctggtgagagagagtgagaccaCCAAAG GtgccttctgtctgtctgtattggACTATGATAACACCAAAGGGCTGAATGTGAAGCACTACAAGATCAGGAAGCTGGACAGCGGAGGCTTCTACATCACATCGCGCACACAGTTCAGCGCCCTGCAGCAGCTCGTCAATCACTATCGCA aGCATGCTGATGGGCTGTGTCACAGTCTAACAGAAATTTGTCCTGTGCTGAAGCCTCAGACACAGGGACTAGCTAAGGATGCTTGGGAGATCCCCAGAGAGTCCCTCCGTCTTGACCTCAAGCTCGGACAGGGCTGCTTCGGAGAGGTCTGGATGG GAACATGGAACGGTACAACACGTGTGGCGATCAAGACCCTGAAGCCCGGCACCATGTCCCCTGAGGCGTTCCTCCAGGAAGCTCAGGTCATGAAGAAACTGAGACACGAGAAGCTGGTTCAGCTGTACGCGGTGGTGTCTGAGGAGCCCATCTACATCGTCACTGAGTATATGGGGCAAG GTAGCCTACTGGATTTCCTGAAAGGTGACATGGGTAAGATGCTCCGCCTCCCCCAGCTGGTGGATATGGCCTCACAG ATTGCTTCGGGGATGGCGTATGTGGAGAGGATGAACTACGTTCACAGAGACCTCAGAGCTGCTAACATCCTGGTGGGAGATAACCTGGTTTGCAAAGTGGCTGATTTTGGTCTGGCTCGCCTCATTGAGGATAATGAGTATACTGCCAGGCAAG GGGCCAAGTTTCCCATCAAGTGGACAGCTCCTGAGGCTGCTCTGTACGGCCGCTTCACCATTAAATCTGACGTCTGGTCGTTTGGGATCCTGCTCACTGAGCTGGCCACCAAAGGCAGGGTGCCCTATCCAG GCATGGTGAACCGGGAGGTGTTGGACCAGGTGGAGCGTGGTTACCGGATGCCGTGCCCAGCAGAGTGCCCCGAATCCCTGCACGAGCTGATGCTGACCTGCTGGAGGAAAGAGCCAGAGGAGAGGCCCACCTTCGAGTACCTGCAGGGCTTCCTGGAGGATTACTTCACCTCCACCGAGCCTCAGTACCAGCCAGGAGAGAACCTGTAA
- the src gene encoding proto-oncogene tyrosine-protein kinase Src isoform X3 — MVFASILKALAMGGSKSKPKESSQRTRSLDGNLSSGGGAGGHHLNSNQQSLTPNRSPTMDGGLSGNQSMANNAELALFGGVDNNSVTSPNRITLAGGVTTFVALYDYESRTASDLSFRKGERLQIVNNTRKVNCREGDWWLARSLTTGESGYIPSNYVAPSDSIQAEEWYFGKISRRDSERLLLSLENRRGTFLVRESETTKGAFCLSVLDYDNTKGLNVKHYKIRKLDSGGFYITSRTQFSALQQLVNHYRKHADGLCHSLTEICPVLKPQTQGLAKDAWEIPRESLRLDLKLGQGCFGEVWMGTWNGTTRVAIKTLKPGTMSPEAFLQEAQVMKKLRHEKLVQLYAVVSEEPIYIVTEYMGQGSLLDFLKGDMGKMLRLPQLVDMASQIASGMAYVERMNYVHRDLRAANILVGDNLVCKVADFGLARLIEDNEYTARQGAKFPIKWTAPEAALYGRFTIKSDVWSFGILLTELATKGRVPYPGMVNREVLDQVERGYRMPCPAECPESLHELMLTCWRKEPEERPTFEYLQGFLEDYFTSTEPQYQPGENL, encoded by the exons GCCTTGGCCATGGGGGGATCCAAGAGTAAGCCCAAGGAATCAAGCCAGCGAACCCGCAGCCTCGATGGCAACCTCAGCTCTGGAGGAGGGGCCGGCGGCCACCACCTCAACTCCAATCAACAGTCCTTAACACCCAACCGCAGCCCTACTATGGATGGAGGTCTCAGTGGCAATCAGTCTATGGCCAATAACGCAGAGCTGGCCCTGTTTGGAGGCGTGGACAATAACAGCGTCACCTCTCCTAACAGAATCACACTAGCAG GAGGTGTGACGACCTTCGTGGCTTTGTATGACTACGAGTCTCGAACAGCCTCAGATCTGTCTTTCAGGAAAGGCGAACGTCTTCAGATAGTCAACAACAC GAGGAAGGTGAACTGCAG AGAAGGGGACTGGTGGCTGGCGCGCTCCCTGACCACTGGAGAGAGCGGTTATATCCCCAGCAATTATGTGGCTCCATCTGACTCCATCCAGGCAGAAGA GTGGTACTTTGGCAAAATCTCACGCCGTGACTCTGAGAGGCTGCTGCTAAGTTTAGAGAACAGGAGAGGGACTTTCctggtgagagagagtgagaccaCCAAAG GtgccttctgtctgtctgtattggACTATGATAACACCAAAGGGCTGAATGTGAAGCACTACAAGATCAGGAAGCTGGACAGCGGAGGCTTCTACATCACATCGCGCACACAGTTCAGCGCCCTGCAGCAGCTCGTCAATCACTATCGCA aGCATGCTGATGGGCTGTGTCACAGTCTAACAGAAATTTGTCCTGTGCTGAAGCCTCAGACACAGGGACTAGCTAAGGATGCTTGGGAGATCCCCAGAGAGTCCCTCCGTCTTGACCTCAAGCTCGGACAGGGCTGCTTCGGAGAGGTCTGGATGG GAACATGGAACGGTACAACACGTGTGGCGATCAAGACCCTGAAGCCCGGCACCATGTCCCCTGAGGCGTTCCTCCAGGAAGCTCAGGTCATGAAGAAACTGAGACACGAGAAGCTGGTTCAGCTGTACGCGGTGGTGTCTGAGGAGCCCATCTACATCGTCACTGAGTATATGGGGCAAG GTAGCCTACTGGATTTCCTGAAAGGTGACATGGGTAAGATGCTCCGCCTCCCCCAGCTGGTGGATATGGCCTCACAG ATTGCTTCGGGGATGGCGTATGTGGAGAGGATGAACTACGTTCACAGAGACCTCAGAGCTGCTAACATCCTGGTGGGAGATAACCTGGTTTGCAAAGTGGCTGATTTTGGTCTGGCTCGCCTCATTGAGGATAATGAGTATACTGCCAGGCAAG GGGCCAAGTTTCCCATCAAGTGGACAGCTCCTGAGGCTGCTCTGTACGGCCGCTTCACCATTAAATCTGACGTCTGGTCGTTTGGGATCCTGCTCACTGAGCTGGCCACCAAAGGCAGGGTGCCCTATCCAG GCATGGTGAACCGGGAGGTGTTGGACCAGGTGGAGCGTGGTTACCGGATGCCGTGCCCAGCAGAGTGCCCCGAATCCCTGCACGAGCTGATGCTGACCTGCTGGAGGAAAGAGCCAGAGGAGAGGCCCACCTTCGAGTACCTGCAGGGCTTCCTGGAGGATTACTTCACCTCCACCGAGCCTCAGTACCAGCCAGGAGAGAACCTGTAA
- the src gene encoding proto-oncogene tyrosine-protein kinase Src isoform X4, with translation MGGSKSKPKESSQRTRSLDGNLSSGGGAGGHHLNSNQQSLTPNRSPTMDGGLSGNQSMANNAELALFGGVDNNSVTSPNRITLAGGVTTFVALYDYESRTASDLSFRKGERLQIVNNTRKVNCREGDWWLARSLTTGESGYIPSNYVAPSDSIQAEDHLRLTIESRWYFGKISRRDSERLLLSLENRRGTFLVRESETTKGAFCLSVLDYDNTKGLNVKHYKIRKLDSGGFYITSRTQFSALQQLVNHYRKHADGLCHSLTEICPVLKPQTQGLAKDAWEIPRESLRLDLKLGQGCFGEVWMGTWNGTTRVAIKTLKPGTMSPEAFLQEAQVMKKLRHEKLVQLYAVVSEEPIYIVTEYMGQGSLLDFLKGDMGKMLRLPQLVDMASQIASGMAYVERMNYVHRDLRAANILVGDNLVCKVADFGLARLIEDNEYTARQGAKFPIKWTAPEAALYGRFTIKSDVWSFGILLTELATKGRVPYPGMVNREVLDQVERGYRMPCPAECPESLHELMLTCWRKEPEERPTFEYLQGFLEDYFTSTEPQYQPGENL, from the exons ATGGGGGGATCCAAGAGTAAGCCCAAGGAATCAAGCCAGCGAACCCGCAGCCTCGATGGCAACCTCAGCTCTGGAGGAGGGGCCGGCGGCCACCACCTCAACTCCAATCAACAGTCCTTAACACCCAACCGCAGCCCTACTATGGATGGAGGTCTCAGTGGCAATCAGTCTATGGCCAATAACGCAGAGCTGGCCCTGTTTGGAGGCGTGGACAATAACAGCGTCACCTCTCCTAACAGAATCACACTAGCAG GAGGTGTGACGACCTTCGTGGCTTTGTATGACTACGAGTCTCGAACAGCCTCAGATCTGTCTTTCAGGAAAGGCGAACGTCTTCAGATAGTCAACAACAC GAGGAAGGTGAACTGCAG AGAAGGGGACTGGTGGCTGGCGCGCTCCCTGACCACTGGAGAGAGCGGTTATATCCCCAGCAATTATGTGGCTCCATCTGACTCCATCCAGGCAGAAGA TCATCTCAGACTGACTATAGAGTCCAG GTGGTACTTTGGCAAAATCTCACGCCGTGACTCTGAGAGGCTGCTGCTAAGTTTAGAGAACAGGAGAGGGACTTTCctggtgagagagagtgagaccaCCAAAG GtgccttctgtctgtctgtattggACTATGATAACACCAAAGGGCTGAATGTGAAGCACTACAAGATCAGGAAGCTGGACAGCGGAGGCTTCTACATCACATCGCGCACACAGTTCAGCGCCCTGCAGCAGCTCGTCAATCACTATCGCA aGCATGCTGATGGGCTGTGTCACAGTCTAACAGAAATTTGTCCTGTGCTGAAGCCTCAGACACAGGGACTAGCTAAGGATGCTTGGGAGATCCCCAGAGAGTCCCTCCGTCTTGACCTCAAGCTCGGACAGGGCTGCTTCGGAGAGGTCTGGATGG GAACATGGAACGGTACAACACGTGTGGCGATCAAGACCCTGAAGCCCGGCACCATGTCCCCTGAGGCGTTCCTCCAGGAAGCTCAGGTCATGAAGAAACTGAGACACGAGAAGCTGGTTCAGCTGTACGCGGTGGTGTCTGAGGAGCCCATCTACATCGTCACTGAGTATATGGGGCAAG GTAGCCTACTGGATTTCCTGAAAGGTGACATGGGTAAGATGCTCCGCCTCCCCCAGCTGGTGGATATGGCCTCACAG ATTGCTTCGGGGATGGCGTATGTGGAGAGGATGAACTACGTTCACAGAGACCTCAGAGCTGCTAACATCCTGGTGGGAGATAACCTGGTTTGCAAAGTGGCTGATTTTGGTCTGGCTCGCCTCATTGAGGATAATGAGTATACTGCCAGGCAAG GGGCCAAGTTTCCCATCAAGTGGACAGCTCCTGAGGCTGCTCTGTACGGCCGCTTCACCATTAAATCTGACGTCTGGTCGTTTGGGATCCTGCTCACTGAGCTGGCCACCAAAGGCAGGGTGCCCTATCCAG GCATGGTGAACCGGGAGGTGTTGGACCAGGTGGAGCGTGGTTACCGGATGCCGTGCCCAGCAGAGTGCCCCGAATCCCTGCACGAGCTGATGCTGACCTGCTGGAGGAAAGAGCCAGAGGAGAGGCCCACCTTCGAGTACCTGCAGGGCTTCCTGGAGGATTACTTCACCTCCACCGAGCCTCAGTACCAGCCAGGAGAGAACCTGTAA
- the src gene encoding proto-oncogene tyrosine-protein kinase Src isoform X2 — MVFASILKALAMGGSKSKPKESSQRTRSLDGNLSSGGGAGGHHLNSNQQSLTPNRSPTMDGGLSGNQSMANNAELALFGGVDNNSVTSPNRITLAGGVTTFVALYDYESRTASDLSFRKGERLQIVNNTEGDWWLARSLTTGESGYIPSNYVAPSDSIQAEDHLRLTIESRWYFGKISRRDSERLLLSLENRRGTFLVRESETTKGAFCLSVLDYDNTKGLNVKHYKIRKLDSGGFYITSRTQFSALQQLVNHYRKHADGLCHSLTEICPVLKPQTQGLAKDAWEIPRESLRLDLKLGQGCFGEVWMGTWNGTTRVAIKTLKPGTMSPEAFLQEAQVMKKLRHEKLVQLYAVVSEEPIYIVTEYMGQGSLLDFLKGDMGKMLRLPQLVDMASQIASGMAYVERMNYVHRDLRAANILVGDNLVCKVADFGLARLIEDNEYTARQGAKFPIKWTAPEAALYGRFTIKSDVWSFGILLTELATKGRVPYPGMVNREVLDQVERGYRMPCPAECPESLHELMLTCWRKEPEERPTFEYLQGFLEDYFTSTEPQYQPGENL; from the exons GCCTTGGCCATGGGGGGATCCAAGAGTAAGCCCAAGGAATCAAGCCAGCGAACCCGCAGCCTCGATGGCAACCTCAGCTCTGGAGGAGGGGCCGGCGGCCACCACCTCAACTCCAATCAACAGTCCTTAACACCCAACCGCAGCCCTACTATGGATGGAGGTCTCAGTGGCAATCAGTCTATGGCCAATAACGCAGAGCTGGCCCTGTTTGGAGGCGTGGACAATAACAGCGTCACCTCTCCTAACAGAATCACACTAGCAG GAGGTGTGACGACCTTCGTGGCTTTGTATGACTACGAGTCTCGAACAGCCTCAGATCTGTCTTTCAGGAAAGGCGAACGTCTTCAGATAGTCAACAACAC AGAAGGGGACTGGTGGCTGGCGCGCTCCCTGACCACTGGAGAGAGCGGTTATATCCCCAGCAATTATGTGGCTCCATCTGACTCCATCCAGGCAGAAGA TCATCTCAGACTGACTATAGAGTCCAG GTGGTACTTTGGCAAAATCTCACGCCGTGACTCTGAGAGGCTGCTGCTAAGTTTAGAGAACAGGAGAGGGACTTTCctggtgagagagagtgagaccaCCAAAG GtgccttctgtctgtctgtattggACTATGATAACACCAAAGGGCTGAATGTGAAGCACTACAAGATCAGGAAGCTGGACAGCGGAGGCTTCTACATCACATCGCGCACACAGTTCAGCGCCCTGCAGCAGCTCGTCAATCACTATCGCA aGCATGCTGATGGGCTGTGTCACAGTCTAACAGAAATTTGTCCTGTGCTGAAGCCTCAGACACAGGGACTAGCTAAGGATGCTTGGGAGATCCCCAGAGAGTCCCTCCGTCTTGACCTCAAGCTCGGACAGGGCTGCTTCGGAGAGGTCTGGATGG GAACATGGAACGGTACAACACGTGTGGCGATCAAGACCCTGAAGCCCGGCACCATGTCCCCTGAGGCGTTCCTCCAGGAAGCTCAGGTCATGAAGAAACTGAGACACGAGAAGCTGGTTCAGCTGTACGCGGTGGTGTCTGAGGAGCCCATCTACATCGTCACTGAGTATATGGGGCAAG GTAGCCTACTGGATTTCCTGAAAGGTGACATGGGTAAGATGCTCCGCCTCCCCCAGCTGGTGGATATGGCCTCACAG ATTGCTTCGGGGATGGCGTATGTGGAGAGGATGAACTACGTTCACAGAGACCTCAGAGCTGCTAACATCCTGGTGGGAGATAACCTGGTTTGCAAAGTGGCTGATTTTGGTCTGGCTCGCCTCATTGAGGATAATGAGTATACTGCCAGGCAAG GGGCCAAGTTTCCCATCAAGTGGACAGCTCCTGAGGCTGCTCTGTACGGCCGCTTCACCATTAAATCTGACGTCTGGTCGTTTGGGATCCTGCTCACTGAGCTGGCCACCAAAGGCAGGGTGCCCTATCCAG GCATGGTGAACCGGGAGGTGTTGGACCAGGTGGAGCGTGGTTACCGGATGCCGTGCCCAGCAGAGTGCCCCGAATCCCTGCACGAGCTGATGCTGACCTGCTGGAGGAAAGAGCCAGAGGAGAGGCCCACCTTCGAGTACCTGCAGGGCTTCCTGGAGGATTACTTCACCTCCACCGAGCCTCAGTACCAGCCAGGAGAGAACCTGTAA